The sequence below is a genomic window from Planctomycetota bacterium.
GCGGGTGAGCATGATCGGGGCTTTCGTCATCAGCGGGCCGTGGTTGATCTTTCAGGCGTGGCGCTTCGTCGCTACTGGTCTCTACGCGAAGGAGCGTCGGCTGGCGACCAAGTTCCTGCCCGTCGCGCTGCTCCTTTTCGCAGCGGGGGTGACGTTCGTCTGGTTCATCATCCTGCCGCTGACGCTGAAGTTCTTCATCGGCTTCGGCACCACGATCAACCTGCCTGCCGGCTTCGATGCCGCGCCGAAGGTTCCGGTCTCTGCCGAGCAAGTCGTCACCATCCCGACGCTCGCCGGCGACCCGGCCGAGCCGGTGCCGCTTCAGCTGTGGTTCGACGAGACGACGCAGCGACTCAAGATGAGCGTCGATGGGCAGACCCGCGTCATCGCCTTCGGCAGCAACAAGCTCGCCGCCCCGATGATCACGCTGCCGGACTACGTGAATCTGGTGCTCGTGCTGCTGGTCGTCTTTGGCATCAGCTTCCAAATGCCCCTGCTCGTGGCGGGCCTGATCCGCACCGGCATCGTCCTACCGCAGACGTTGCGTGAGCAGCGAC
It includes:
- a CDS encoding twin-arginine translocase subunit TatC, yielding MSVLTSRLSSRAEEFDPNEFRMSVGDHLEDLRRHLIFGLIGVFVAFFGCLIIAKSFLLPIIAGPLIRALREADVSPQLFFTGVADPFMVYLRVSMIGAFVISGPWLIFQAWRFVATGLYAKERRLATKFLPVALLLFAAGVTFVWFIILPLTLKFFIGFGTTINLPAGFDAAPKVPVSAEQVVTIPTLAGDPAEPVPLQLWFDETTQRLKMSVDGQTRVIAFGSNKLAAPMITLPDYVNLVLVLLVVFGISFQMPLLVAGLIRTGIVLPQTLREQRRIVYFVMVVAACAITPGDIIVATLGLIIPLIALFEAGIWLGERGSPASAKPS